The region tggatATTTCGTATGCCATAATCAATTTGTTGTTATTTGTTTTGTAGTAGctcaaattttttttattaagtatAAAGTAATATTATCTATTTACATTTTATTTAAAATGATTTTGTAGGCGTTTATTCTCACTATGAATCATTATCATTTCATTTCATATAATATAAATACATCCAAAACTTATCTCATACAACATATTCCTTACCGATAATTGTCTCATTTCGATTAATGTATATGATAATGTATATGATATAACCACTTTCAACATATCATGcatatataaacaccccttggtATATTTCTCATATAGCAACTATTATAAGGCATACGTGAGGTTAATTTTGTTCCACACATATAAATGTTTCATTGAATTACGTGTTAAACTAAAAAGTTGTATATATTCTAGGGTAGCATGAGTATAAAGTATCCATGATATTATTTTATACCTTCTGGGTCTTTGTTTTTAGTATCCGTTGGAAGATTTAAGTGTTGTAAGAGTACGAAGAACAAATGTAGTCTTTTTTAGATGGTTAAAtgttttttatgattatttttacTTTAGTATGAGTGTGGATGTTGTAGCGTTACAATTATGGTATTATAGTTTCATTTATTAAGACCAGAGATCTTGTATTTTTAGAGAAATCAAATATCCTCATACTTTTTGTTTATACCTATCTTTATATCCATTTGATACAGACGAGTGTCAAAACTAGGAGATATGATTAAGAGAAAGAATTAATGGTGTATACATGTCATTATTCTATAGGAGTAGGAAGATGGATAAAGACTCTAggaatatatttaatttttctgtATATTATCAAGATTATGTTTCTTCGATAGTCATTTACCATGGCTCTCCCATGCTGTTGTATTATGTCATCTTACTTATATTTATTGATCCATCGTAGGGTTTCACGTGTGTCGATTATTTGGTCATATATCAATGTTGGtctttaatatatttatattttacaaCTATtactatgttttatgttttcagacAATTGTCATGcatataattcaaattaattttgTAAAGTTTATTTTGTTTGTACATGTGATTGTTACTATATAAAAGCAATATAAACGATCGTATTAAATTCAAGCTTCACTTTTAGTAGTGTTGGGAAACAAAATGCTAGGATGCATGTAAAATAAACAAATTGAAGATTTGTTTACGATAATACAACTTGATAAAAACAAATATGTTATATGTACAAATAACTTTGATAATAGTTGTGTGCTAACACTTACAAAAATAATTGATGTTTTAGGCAAAAGATTGGAAGCTAATTTGACATAAAAACTTTAATTATCTGTTATATAGTACATGGAATTATATTGAAATTGAGAACAATGCTATTATTGTTATGAGCTATTATTGTTATGACCATGATAGCCTAAATACATGACTATGTTAGTTTTGTGGTTAACTTGTTTTTTACTCTTTGAAAAGctgaatttttataaatatataaatataaagtgatatgcttatttgattattattgttaataaataaaccaaaaccaattaaTATAAATACAAAGACCAAAAGTATAATATGTAGTCATGTAATATCAACTACATATTTTTTTAGAACAATGAATACCAACAtatcaaaatataaatattaaaactttttttttttgtgaatatcGAAATGTGAGTGAAACCAGATATATCTATTAGGCTAAACTGTGTTGGGTTGAATTATCGTCGGTATCCTATATAGGCAACATTGTCGAAGGTGAACACAATCTCTCAATAACTACAAAATTAATTTACCAATAAATATTTGTTGCTGAAAATATATAAGACAAATACTCTCATGTGTATTTCTCTTTCTATTCTATTTTTCATATCTATATCATCAAAACCACCTCATTATATAGACATCAAAATGACATGGATCAATTTGATTTATGTAGAGTGTTAAGCCATATACAATTTAGAAAATGCATAACAGAGTAATCGGAGGGTAGTTTGCAAAAATAAGTGATAATCTACTTATTTCATAGTTAATGAAACTTTTCAATTGTATTTAATTTTCTCAAAGTTTTTATTTGCAATAATTTGAACTTGATTTTATTTTACTTTCTCTCTAACACCTTACATAATTTTGATAAAATTCATAACCATGATGTTTACATACCAGTTATTTAGTGTAATATGGTTTCgaaatgacatgtttaaattaAATTCAATGAGAAaaaatgatgattattataattcGTTGAATTTAGCCCTAATTTGAAATTACAAATAATTAGAAATTTCATAATTTCCGGGATTATTACCTAGCAAAAAGAGGGAAACATGAAACAATTAAATTTCAAAATCCAGCGAGTCGTAGACTGAATCGGGCGAGTCACGAGTGGCCGACTCGGACGATTCAAATCTAAAAACCACCATCAATATATAGAAGAGTGTGTACTGAAAAACCCAATATTCGTCTCCCCCGCAAGTATTGTTTTCTAGGGCTAATCTCGACACCATATCAGACGCGGAtaacacacatatacatacatacagaTTCGCATGTATCTTTGACACAGGCGAAACCCTAATCGGGATTCCAGTGGCGGCGAAGCTTTCTCGACAAGGTACGATTTATATCTGCATCGAATTTTCTGGAAAGTAGCAGTTGCAAGCTGTTTATCCGAAAACAACACGCTTTATAATTTTTGTCAAATTTTCCTTCTTCTTTTGGTTATAGCATTCGATTAAATTCTTATTGATAATGAGATCTGCGAAAATCTTGAAAGTTGCGTCATTATTGTTTGAATTAGGATTGATCGGATTGTCGATTGATGCTTTCGCCCTAGAATTTATTCGGGTGTGATTTGGATCTGAATCGGAGGGGGAGGGGGGATGGAGCCTGAGGTGGTCAAAAGGGAGCGTCGAGGAAGAAAGCGAAAAAGAAAAGATGGACAAGATGCAGATAAAACAGCCAAGAAAACAGCAGGTGGGGCGAAGCCTAAGGTGCTTGTTGGGAGATATGTGAAGAAGGAGTTTTCCGGAGTTGGTGTATTCATTGGGAAGATTGTTTCTTATGATGCGGGattatatagggttgattatgaagATGGGGATTGTGAGGATTTGGAGAGTGGTGAAGTGAAAGGCTTTATTGTTGAGGACAAAGATATGAATGCTGGTTTCCGCAAAAGGATAAAGGTTCTAGATGAACGTATATTGAAGAAGTATGCTAAAGAAAAAGCAGTTCAATCTGAAAAAGTGAGAAATGATAATGGTAGGATAAGTAATGGTGTTGAATTAGCCAATGCTGAAAAGGATGAAAATTCAGTTCGTGGTGGTGCTTTTGAACTTAGTGGAGCTCAAACTGAGGTTGATAATGAATCATCCAGTGAAATCAGTGATTATGATCTGTCTGGTAACATTGTTGAGGTTGAAAGTCCTTCcaccccaccaccaccaccaccacagttGCCGCCTTCTACCGGAAATTTCGGGGTCTCTGAAGAGCATGTGTCATTCCTTCTCTCTGTATATAGTTTCTTGCGCTCATTTAGTGTTTGTTTGTTCTTAAGTCCTTTTGGACTGGATGAATTTGTTGGTGCTCTTAATAGTTCTGTGCCCAATACACTCCTGGATGCCATTCATGTTGCTCTTATACGTGCTTTAAAGAGTCATGTTGAAATTCTCTCTTCAGAAGGTTCAGAGCTTGCATCAAAATGTCTCAGGTATTTCTTTACGTATCTTTAGTTACATGCAAAACATTCGATTGCATCTAAGGGCattaagcatacaatcataagaaAGAAAATAGAATCTTTTTCAAATGGAAGGCTTGCATTAATTATAGCATTAAATATAACTTCTTGGCATAACGATTTTTCAAAACACGTGCATTCGTTCTTTCTATAGCATATATTCTGCTTTCCCATTGTTGCTAATCTtgataaattttttgtttttcagaAGCATGGATTGGAGCTTGCTTGATTCATTAACTTGGCCAATGTTCATAGTCCAATATCTAACAACTATGAGATACGCAGAAGGACAAGAATGGAAAGAATTCTATGTTAACGTTTTGGAAAAGGACTATTATACCCTTTCTGCAGGTAGGAAGCTAATCATTTTGCAGATCTTATGTGATGGTGCCCTAGATTCTGCAGAACTAAGGGCAGAAATAGACAATCGTGAAGAATCTGAAGTGGGCCCAGATCCTGATGCAGTTCTTGCATTCACTGAACCTGTAAAAGACACACCTATAAAAAGACGAGGCCGCCCTCCTAAAAACCCTTTACCCAAAGATCAAGAACCTGTAAAAGATATTCCTATTCCTGCTCCAAATTCTTCTGTTCCCAAGGTTACCGGATCACATGTTGGTGCTGATGTGGACGAAGATGGTAATGTTGATGAATGTCGCCTATGTGGCATGGATGGGATTTTAGTTTGCTGTGATGGATGCCCATTAGCATATCATTCAAGATGTATAGGAATAATGAAAATGTTTATGCCTGAAGGGGCATGGTATTGTCCAGAGTGTACAATGAATAAAATTGGGCCAAATGTTACAAAGTTAACATCTTTAAGAGGAGCTGAAATTTTTGGCATTGACCCTTATGAGCAAGTGTTCTTAGGCTCCTGCAATCATCTACTTGTGTATGTTTTCATCTCTTAAATCTTTCTTACTataattttacatttttataATGCATTGTGATTACTGAATGCAGGATGAAAGCTTCTAGAAGTTCAGGATCACATGTTCGATACTATTCACCAGTTGACATTCAAAAAGTCTTGCATGCCCTTACTGACGCTGATGAGTATAAAGCTCTTTACTTGAATATATGCAAGGGTATTTTGGAACATTGGGAAATTCCTGAAAGTGTTTTCTCTCTTCCTGAAACAAATGGAATAGATAAAGAGTTGCCTAACAAAACAGTGGATGCTGACATTTCAACACCCTCTACAATCTTGCCTATGGAAAGTAGTAATGGTGTTGAGGATTTGACTTCAAAGGATGTGGTAGCTGCATCTGCATGTATCTCTGAAAATGGTAATTGCAATATCAAAAGCGAGATGACCATGACCTGTGAAATGACAAATGCGCCCTTGGTTACCAAAGAAGCTCCTAAGTTACCATTTTTTGGTGATGGGTGTTTGTACAAGGGTTCATCTTTTAAGCCACAAGCATATCAAAATGTGTACATTCATGGGGATTTTGCTGCATCAGCTGCTGCAAGTTTAGCCATTTTATCATCAGAAGAAAAGTTGGgttctcaacctcaacctttaagTAGTCATAGGAAATTCATGTCTGCTAACTACTCACTTCAAACAAAAGCATTTTTACTTGCTGCAAAACGTTTTTTCTGGCCAAATTATGAAAAGAAACTTGTTGAAGTCCCAAGGGAAAGATGTGGGTGGTGTCTTTCTTGCCAGGTGTCATCCAGCAGCAAAAAGGGTTGCTTACTGAATTCTGCTCTTTCAAATGCCATTAAAGGTCCTTCAAAGGTGCTTTCTTCAATACGCCATTCAAAAAACACAGAAGGCAGTCTTGCTTCTATTGCAACTTATCTTATGTTCATGGAAGAGAGCTTATGTGGGCTTACAATTGGGCCTTTCCTAAATGGGAATTTTAGAAAACAATGGTGTAAAAAAGTAGAGGAGGCTGCAACTCTTGGGGAAATAAAAGCAGCCTTGCTTGAAGTGAGTATTTTGTCTATTATTATCGTTGATTTTAGGACATTGATATCATGTTGCTCATGGATATAAATCATATgatgttattgttttttatgtAGTTTGAGAAGAACACTCGAAGCATTGCTTTTTCAGCTGATTGGATTAAGCTTGTAGATGATATGGGGCTTGAAAAACAAGTCAACACAAGTGTCAAAAATGTGGTGGGGTCCAGTCAAAAACGTCCAGGTAGGCCAGGGCGTAAGCCAGCTGTCATTGTACCTGAAGTCACTGATAATGATGGGAAAGATGCATCAGTTGACTTTTCTTGGTGGAGAGGTGGCATGCTTTCAAAGCATATTTTCCAGAAAGGGATATTACCACAGATGATGCTTAAGCATGCTGCTCGACTAGGTAAAACTTTTTTGAACCAAATTTGTTAAAATCAGCTATAatcagggaccaaaagtgtaatttttCTGTTATTATCAGGTGGTTCTGGGAAATTAAATGGTGTGCAGTATGCTGATGGTGTTACAGTTCCCAAAAGAAGCAGACAGTTTGTTTGGAGAGCTGGAGTAGAAATGTGCAAGACTGCATCACAGCTTGCTCTTCAGGTAATCAATCCTCTTCAAAACTTATCATATTCTCTCATTTTGGTCCTTGcagatttgaaaatttt is a window of Lactuca sativa cultivar Salinas chromosome 1, Lsat_Salinas_v11, whole genome shotgun sequence DNA encoding:
- the LOC111886113 gene encoding DDT domain-containing protein PTM encodes the protein MEPEVVKRERRGRKRKRKDGQDADKTAKKTAGGAKPKVLVGRYVKKEFSGVGVFIGKIVSYDAGLYRVDYEDGDCEDLESGEVKGFIVEDKDMNAGFRKRIKVLDERILKKYAKEKAVQSEKVRNDNGRISNGVELANAEKDENSVRGGAFELSGAQTEVDNESSSEISDYDLSGNIVEVESPSTPPPPPPQLPPSTGNFGVSEEHVSFLLSVYSFLRSFSVCLFLSPFGLDEFVGALNSSVPNTLLDAIHVALIRALKSHVEILSSEGSELASKCLRSMDWSLLDSLTWPMFIVQYLTTMRYAEGQEWKEFYVNVLEKDYYTLSAGRKLIILQILCDGALDSAELRAEIDNREESEVGPDPDAVLAFTEPVKDTPIKRRGRPPKNPLPKDQEPVKDIPIPAPNSSVPKVTGSHVGADVDEDGNVDECRLCGMDGILVCCDGCPLAYHSRCIGIMKMFMPEGAWYCPECTMNKIGPNVTKLTSLRGAEIFGIDPYEQVFLGSCNHLLVMKASRSSGSHVRYYSPVDIQKVLHALTDADEYKALYLNICKGILEHWEIPESVFSLPETNGIDKELPNKTVDADISTPSTILPMESSNGVEDLTSKDVVAASACISENGNCNIKSEMTMTCEMTNAPLVTKEAPKLPFFGDGCLYKGSSFKPQAYQNVYIHGDFAASAAASLAILSSEEKLGSQPQPLSSHRKFMSANYSLQTKAFLLAAKRFFWPNYEKKLVEVPRERCGWCLSCQVSSSSKKGCLLNSALSNAIKGPSKVLSSIRHSKNTEGSLASIATYLMFMEESLCGLTIGPFLNGNFRKQWCKKVEEAATLGEIKAALLEFEKNTRSIAFSADWIKLVDDMGLEKQVNTSVKNVVGSSQKRPGRPGRKPAVIVPEVTDNDGKDASVDFSWWRGGMLSKHIFQKGILPQMMLKHAARLGGSGKLNGVQYADGVTVPKRSRQFVWRAGVEMCKTASQLALQVRYLDLHVRWSELVRPDQPIQEGKGPETEASAFRNACIVDKKASGNKISYGVVFENQKHLPSRVLKNVLEVEESGDNKDKYWFVEMRIPLYLIKEYEMEKGILPNSDNKHVITLKKKQLKSKSSGKNIFSFLLDKRDNPGKCLCTLCQLDVPFKIAARCSVCEGYCHEQCAIESSVQMEKHVEFLITCKRCYQEKYVNVKPQVQIQINGDSPTSPLLLQGQESQHSTTSIKVEKQNGFEIRQHHVPTISNQSAQKNHPTPSQPKTSKSGKKSSKNILPTQSVDQIQSSSKKPKNNNSSKKRSKVTGAKLTLGLIWRKKNPDETGIDFRLKNLLLKNNPNGHLLAPSCHLCNKPYDSSLMYIHCEGCSKWFHADAVELKESTILDLVGFKCCRCRRIRIPVCPYTDPETRRKLEAKKKPLFKKKTLESDSNSETNEEQVNEWELDANSNTPVFDLDEAVNFQEDNKSLYSFPVVDPVNDRNRNIPIPKLEPDVGPGIGPVPKKLPVRRHVKSERELENPGFELPTSYNVGNADPESSTPVVEWNVSTNGFEDDMMFDYGDLNYEDMEFEPQTYFSFNELLADDGGSGGGQPQPGPQGGDPVDSANPDEYQMEMGMGMGYDMKQEPMFSVDSGVDMMPCRVCSQADPCPDLYCQTCGLWIHQHCSPWVDDDSPWSPETGWKCGNCREWV